The following nucleotide sequence is from Anopheles stephensi strain Indian chromosome 3, UCI_ANSTEP_V1.0, whole genome shotgun sequence.
TTTCAATCTTGGAAAGATATCCTTTCGATATACCACACATATGGGCTGTGGGTTGTGCTAGACCTGGTTTCGAATTATGATCGTCGCAATCCTTTACCGGTCAGCTTCGTCATCAACCGTTTGACACGATTTCAATTTATGGGAATGGCGCCCCTCGTAAAAGCGCTCATCCTTGATGGATTCATAATTCATCGTCCTCGGAATCGAAGACGATTGGTTCGGCAGGTTTCCAGCACAAAGAAGATCAACCATAATACGTCCGTTCGAACTTTTTTCTCTGTACGACCGCCTCAAAGATCCTTCGTAGCGTGCCAAGTTGCCAAGACAAGATACAAACACATCGAACCCACAGTTGTCACGCTACGATAAAGAAAACTGTCCCCTGCCAATCATTGGAGAGTATTCCCCGCAGTGTGGCCACCGGATGGTAAGCAAAACTGAGAACCACCCTTTTCTTTTTGGGTCGGTTGTCTTTCGCATGCCAGCGCAACTTTGTAGCtggtgaggatttttttttagccGATAGCTGCTGCCAAGATGAAAACGCTTATCGGTTCTCGTTAAGCTAAAGGACACGAGAGATCCATAAACATATTGCTGCCATCCGTGGAAATCAAACAATCAACCAGTGTAGTGGCATCTCGCATAGGAGGTGATCGGGTCAGCCTGTCGGGTGGTTTCGTTGGTACAGTGCGCGGTGAACCCAATGGAGTTATGAATATTAAATGGAAATCCCCTTATTTCCTCTGTACTGTTACAGTTCAGCTTCGACAAGCGGctgaaaaaaatagtttgtAGAATAAAATGACAGCAAAATATCTCATGCGTGCAGACacgtaaggtttttttttttcaatttaaaataaaaaaacgttgacatgagcacaattttacagaacaaagaacaaaaccgCCGGACCTCCGGTTTttagtaaaaaataaataaaaacaatgtttGATTCTGCTACAAACACTATGATTGGAAGCGGCAAAGCTTTTTGGCAAATTGAACAAAGCATGAATGGAAAATCGTGCCTCGGAAAAACGATCCATCAACTCCCATGTGCGTTTACATGCGTGCTCGTTTTTCGCCGTCCAAAGTTTAATTCTCAGTCCGGGcgaacataaaataaaaaaacgaaaacaaatacaaTCGATCCGATTGGTTTCGGGATTGGTGTGTTGTTCAGTTGGGGATACTATTTCGGAAACTGAATTTTGCGATTGCGACAGGAACCAACGTTCGAATGCCCACCACCTCGATTTTACAGCAGTTACGGTGGTACGATTAAAAGAACCAAAGGGAAAAAAGACGAAGAGTTTCACAAGCGATGAAAAACAATCGCCCCACGTATTGAAATAAATAGCTTGATGGCTACTGCAATGGCCGCGCTCTCTTTTCCAAACGTTTTGCGTCGTATCCCAAAAGGGACCCACTAACGATCAAACCCGAGCCGAGGACATTTTTGCGCTCTGCAAGTAGGAAGAAGGCAGCAAAATTGCCAGTGTTGTAAAATAAATGccagaaaacggtgaaaatcgTTTATGAAATTGAATGTTTGGGAGCAATTTGGGACGGTTTCGGCTGCATATGAAAACCCGCTGCCTTGTGCAGCGTGTATCTGATTCACGCTTGGTCAATGTTGTGGTTTCACGACAATCAGTACAGGATGTGTCTGGCAATCCAGCCACAATTGTGTTAGGGGGTAGATAAGTTGGTAAATTTACTGAATATCCAGTAGCTTAAATAATTGGAAAGGAATTTGAATGCAACGATGAGTTGTACAAAAAACTCattattctttctttttattttaacagcCAAATTAAGGGTTTAAAAGGACCATATTGGGGACTTGAAGTGCGATTTAtgaaagttttaaaatttatagcaaaattCTATATAATGATTCTCAAAAGACGGTTGAAAACTGCATTGTTCAATTCTTATTGTGAGCTGTACCATTGACAAATTAAAACCATATCAAGGGAATCGCTTTATCGAGACACATGTATCTCACCAGCCATCTCACGGATAAGGGACAGCCCTTAAAGCTGCAATTTGCaagcattaaaataaaattatcatcGCTCCAGTTTAATGTTAATAGCACCGtattaaatcaaattattatGCAAATCTTATTATTTTTCGCTATACTTTCGATATATTGATCCACGAAGCAATTTTAATCATTTCAAAGTGTTCTCCTTTCCTATATTAAATGTGTTCTATTAATTTCTAAATTGAGTCTGAGATCCCTGGCTTTTCAACAAGATTAGTTACACAAACTCGTGTGAGTGTGGATGTTGAGAAACCAAACTGGATGGCAGTCTATCTTATAATCTTGTCTATAATGCTTACAAAACTTGATAGCGTCGCCAATTTGGATTACAGAATTTTCCTAAAAAAGAACGGCCCGGAGGAGAATCGTTACACGGCCCAGTCGTGTGAAAGACTGGCGCCTCCATCACTCTGCTACCCTCAAATGCTCCGGTTTGTaaagatttaattttttctgttttttgtgttaCTTGGAAAATTCTaattcgttttttcttctttttaccCTGTTTTATGTTCACGACAGTTTTCATTTACAAAACACGTGTTTACAAAAATTATtggttaaatttttaataatttttaagtCCCACCTTGTGTTTAATTTCAGAACATTCCATCGAGGGTGTACCGAATATTCAAAGACGTTTTATTCACGTTAATACACGTTCATTGCATTAAACCCAAACAGAATatggaaaataatatttaaaaagaagGGAAACGCGTAAAACTTCACCACTGTGCATGTTCgaatcttttccaaccaataCCCCGTGTTTACCATGCGCACTTCAATTCTGCTCGTCACGTTGTTCGAACCGCGTTTGACAGCGGCTGTCAATTTCGCCGCATTGCTTttgctcgcttttttttctcttgtaaCAACCCCTTGTGATTCAGACGAGGAAGCGTGTTTTCTGGCAAATTCCGGCTGTAATTTTACTGTTCGTACAATGGTGTCTCTCAATCCCGTTCGCATTCTGAAGCATGAAGCCGAAGAGGAAAAGGGTGAAATCGCCCGTCTGTCGTCGTTTGTCGGCGCCATCGCCATCGGTGACCTGGTAAAAAGCACCCTCGGACCGAAGGGTATGGACAAGATACTGGTCGCCCACGGTCGCAATTCGGGACAGATTGAGGTAACGAACGATGGTGCAACCATtctgcgggcggtcggtgtgGACAATCCGGCAGCCAAAATTCTCGTCGACATGTCACGCGTGCAGGACGACGAGGTCGGCGACGGTACCACATCCGTCACGGTGTTCGCTGCCGAGCTGATTCGCGAGGCGGAGAAACTGGTGGAACAGAAGCTCCACCCACAGACGATTGTTGCCGGATGGCGTCAGGCGACGGAAGTGGCCCGTACCGCGCTGCAGGGTGCCGCCGCCGATAATTCAGCCAACCAGGACCGCTTCCGGGAGGACTTGCTGAACATTGCCCGTACAACGCTGAGCTCGAAGATTTTGTCCCAACACAAGGAACATTTCGCAAAGCTGGCGGTCGATGCGGTTCTGCGTCTGAAGGGCTCGGGTTCACTGACCGCGATCCAGCGCATCAAGAAGCTGGGCGGTTGTTTGGAGGAATCATTCCTGGACGAAGGATTCCTGCTGGACAAAAAGCCCGGTGTCCATCAACCGAAGACGGTGAAGAATGCCAACATCCTGATCGCCAACACACCGATGGACACGGACAAAATCAAGGTGTTCGGTTCGTCGATCAAGGTCGATTCGATGTCTAAGATTGCCGAGCTGGAGGTAGCCGAGAAGGAAAAGATGAAGGAGAAGGTGGACAAGATTCTGTCGCACAACATCAACGTGTTCATCAACCGTCAGCTGATCTACAACTACCCGGAGCAGCTGTTTGCCGATGCGGGCGTGATGGCGATCGAGCATGCCGACTTCGACGGTATCGAGCGTTTGGCGCTGGTTACCGGTGGCGAAATTGTGTCCACCTTCGATAATCCCGACCTGGTGAAGCTGGGCAAATGCGATCTGATCGAGCAGGTGATGATTGGCGAAGACACACTGCTGCGCTTCTCGGGAGTTCCGCTGGGAGAGGCTTGCACGGTGGTGATCCGCGGTGCAACACAGCAAATCATTGACGAAGCCGAACGTTCACTGCACGATGCGCTGTGCGTGCTGGCGGCTACGGTGAAGGAATCGCGTGTCGTGTACGGAGGCGGTTGTTCCGAGACGCTGATGGCCACGGCCGTCTTCAAACTGGCGGCCGAAACGGCGGGCAAGGAAGCGATGGCTATCGAATCGTTTGGCCGTGCACTGATGCAGCTCCCGATCATCATTGCCGACAATGCGGGGTACGATTCGGCCCAGCTCGTGTCGGAACTGCGGGCCGCTCATTCACAGGGTAAGCACACGATGGGACTGGACATGAACAACGGTAAGGTGGGCTGCATGAAGGAGCTGGGCATCACAGAATCGTTTGCGGTAAAGCGACAGGTGCTCATGTCCGCAGCCGAGGCGGCCGAGATGATACTGCGTGTGGATAACATCTTGAAGAGCGCTCCACGCCGTCGTGTGCCGGATCGTGGCTATTGCTAAGTCCGCAACATCCCGTGTTCGGAATCTTcgtgcattttttgtttgtctcttCATTACACAAACATACATCTTTCACACTGTGTGGACACTGTTCTATCGGCTCCTTGCTCCATTTCGTAGTAAGGATggtgtttcattatttgcatcGCTTTACTAACGCTCTCATCTGTTTCGCACACGTTTCGCGTATCGTATTAACCGCAGTTCGAAATTATGCGAACTCACTTCAACCATTGCCTTCATCTCGAGAAAAAAGAGGCGTTTATAACACTTACACCTTGGTTGCTGCCCTTTAAGGGAGCATCTGCGTAAAGGAGTTTTGTATCCCCAGCGCAAGGAAAACGAATAAATTCACTTAATTACTAGCGATTTTATGTACTTTTTTTTGGAATGTCATGAAGTACGAAAGAAACCTACCTTTACCTTTAGTGATAATGTAACAGAAGAACGAAGCGAGCGGAGAGTTGTTTGCTCTAATTTCTTACTTTATTGTCCTGGTCAAGTGAAGATCGTGTCACTAGTGGATGCATGTTATTGGTCTTCCTATttgaaaacattacaaaatcAGCCTTAAATGAATTGTAGCTTTAAAGCTTAAAACCCTCTCCTATTTTCAATCATTGTCATATGTGTTATAAAACCTGTAGGCACCTGACTCGCTAAGAACCGGTAACTTTAATTAATATCAAAAAACCCCTTGCGTGCTAACAGCTAGTCAAGATAAGGCAAAATAATGCTATCAATGATATCGTTCGACCGATGCCACTGATAGTGATGTACGTTTTCACGCACAATGATGTGCAATCGACCGCTTTCCTCCAGCGTTTTCAGCCCTATTAAATCTTCGGTATAAATCTCACTCTCGTGCAGCGGTACCACATCGTACGAGGTGTTGTAGAAGCTAAAGTGACTAGATTCCCACGGCGTAATGACACCATCGTCAGGACCACCGATCAGTACCAGATGCTCCAAACGAATCAGTGTATCACGAAATTGGGTAGAGTTAACGGATAGAATGCGATTATTCACGTACGGCAGAAAGATGCTAAACTCTTCGAACAGATCCTGATGATGCGGGTCGTTCCAGTAGTTGCCGACCGAGGTATGCTGTCCGACGTAGGTGTAGAATAGTTGGTACGCCGTTTTAGCAACCAGCGAGGGAAATATTAAATGCAAAAAATCATCTGAAATGAGTTAGAACGGTTAGCTTTCGGTATAGAAGAAAAATCTTTACCACGACTTACCTCCAAACTGGCCTGCTTGTGGTGAGCTAAGCGAGATGAACGCTTTAACACAATGATCCGGGTATGTTTGAAGCACCGCACGACCGAGTAAACCACCCTGAGAGTATCCGATCATATTTATTCCCTCTTCCGGGTGTAGATCACAAACCGTTTTCAGATTAGTCTGAGCCTCTAGCACCTGATGCCAAGCATTTTCCAAGCTAGACCATCCTCCGAACCGCTGAAAGTTGTACACCACCGTACCTGGATGGACCTGTGGGGGCAATAATTTCATTAACTTCGTTATAAAATCCGACAACGATAGCGTTCGTGAGTTATGCCTACCTCCTGAATCCTGTTGACCAAGTGCGTCATACTATCGGCACCGGTAAGGATGCCATGGTAGATAAAAACTGGACGATATGCTGTGGCGAGACTGATTTTGAGAATCAATACTGCTACACTCAGTCTTGCGAACATTTTTCGAGATGGAAGCGCTGCAATAGGATGACACAGCAGCTGTACCCTGATTGCTGAGGCAGAGGTACAATGTTTTGCTCTTTTTGATCAATtatctacaaaaaaaaggttcaattGAATAATTGAACAACAATCGTTGCCCATCATACTTACAGAACGAACTTTGGACGATTCACaagtgtttttctctttttgtgctgcatttagtgctttgAATTCACCACCTATGATTTATTTCCATCAGTTGTTAGCTAATTTACAACAATTTGATCGAATTATTCCAAATTGTAATGCACTGAATTGCTTGAATGTCGAACCATTTATGCTTCGCACAGAGAGTTtgcctttgttttgattcgtgttgtgtatgtgtgagttgTATATGACGCATCTGTATATTACTATCAGTTCAAGAGTTCAGATGCACCTATAGCAACGGACAACTtcaaacgaaatatttcatgaaagATTTCGCTCGAAATATCTTGAAATATTAACGGTCAGTACAGGACGAACCCTTCAAGTACCAGTGCTAGCGGTTGAATACATTTTTCTATTATGTTGTAATAAATGTAATTATAATTGTTCAATTATGTGATACAATAACATATGTTAATAAAACACGTGCTTGTGCAGAtatgttattttatttcagttATTTTCCAAAAGTTACAAAATATTCCTTCCCTTACGAACGCTCGGTTGATACAATCCAACATCATCTCGTGCGTACGGCATGCTTCGCTTTCCTCCGATTAACAATTATTGTAGCAGCAGGTTTAGGATTTATCCGACCACCCTTTACACTGTCGTAATAAAACAAAGGTTCTGGTTATAACTGCGCATGGATAATGTTTCGAATCGAACGGTGTGCACTCGCTCGACGTACACGCTGCGCCAATGAGTAAATTATGAAGCATTGTAGTCACTTGTCACTCCACCCATTGCTCTGATGAGGGGCTTTATCGATGTTGTTACATATTTTGCATTGAAATTCGGTGCATTTCCCACCACTCCCATCCACGTCTAGTTTACCTAGGCGTCCCATCGTTTGCCTAGTTTTAGCGTCGTTTTCGTCTGTTGTTCTATTTACATTACCTATAATGGTCTTATTATCTCTATACCATCTACAATAGCCTGAAACTACTTGAAGGTAGTGTTCTTCATTAACCATTTTTGGGTTTCTCTGTGTGGTTATTCTATAAAAAAGACACACTATTTTATAAGTTTGTAatttaatgtttctttgtttgtttggttgttacGCTTCATGAAGAgtacattatttttaattcctttttcttctttttttatgtaaATCTCTTATAATCACGCTACGGTTGTTACATTTTAGTATAAGATTTATTACTGGTTTGATTTatattctttttgttttgtaatgttAGTAGTTCCCATAATAAACCGGATTGTACGATAAGTAGTGTTCCTTTGAATCAACAGAAATAATCACTCGTTTAAGAAGAATAACCACTTCAGGAATGAAATCTTTAGAATTTATAAACCATTATTTGTCTTGTTACAATTATTTggtaaaattgaaacaaaaacattgaaTGAAACATTGAATAACTATCGAAATTGCTCAAATAAAAACTATTTAATCACCTAAAacttttgtaaaattttattttattatgttcttgtctgtttgattttttttatttttaaattcaaatatttagAAACCCCAATGAGCTACAGAGTGTTGTAACGTTTAGATCAAGCGAGTAAACGTTCGCCCTTCGTTTAGTATTACATTTAAAAAGCTCGATGAGTAATGATTAGTTTGAATGTTTTGGTAGTAACGGTGTCCCGgatgctctctctctatatatgTTTGAGTTGTATTTTGATCCTGTTAGTTACCGTTTCGATTGGCAAAATGTAGCGACAAGGTTCGACGTTCCGTTGACCATACGGCACcatcttttccttttaattgttatgtttttttcccttaaAAAGAATCGATCTCTTGAAAGTGCTATGGCTTATTTATCTTATTTTTCATGACCGTTGATGTTTTTACTCATTGTatgctttttgtgtgtgttgttttttgttcgatttcgTCTTAAAGCTtttgatgattattttttcttcgagTTACCAGTTTTACACGTAGCTTATGCTGTGAAACGCACAACAAGCCGCTGTAAGGGTTGATATTATCGGTTCACTTGAGTGAGTACAGAAAATTTGTTGTAGTAGAAAATTgaggagaaaaagagaaaaacgtGTCTTAAAGGAAGCAGAAGAGTTCAATAAACTAATTagatgaatttatttaaaaagccAAAGTAACATAAAAAACACAAGATAAAAATAAGTTTGATAATATAGGATGCATGACGACTTTGACAAAGTGATTGAAAAGAATTCTACATAGGTTCTAAGAAAGGCCTACttaagaaaatgaaatataatatGAAATATAACTATCATCAATATGAATAACGAAGACAAAAATAGGACAGGAAGTTGGCTAACATTAGGCAATAAAACTGCAAAAGACGGAAAGTAGGTAGAAAAGCTCCTGGAAAGCAACAGAAGACTAAAATTCATCACCTTCGATCAATCGAAGGAATCAATCTGCG
It contains:
- the LOC118512661 gene encoding T-complex protein 1 subunit beta is translated as MVSLNPVRILKHEAEEEKGEIARLSSFVGAIAIGDLVKSTLGPKGMDKILVAHGRNSGQIEVTNDGATILRAVGVDNPAAKILVDMSRVQDDEVGDGTTSVTVFAAELIREAEKLVEQKLHPQTIVAGWRQATEVARTALQGAAADNSANQDRFREDLLNIARTTLSSKILSQHKEHFAKLAVDAVLRLKGSGSLTAIQRIKKLGGCLEESFLDEGFLLDKKPGVHQPKTVKNANILIANTPMDTDKIKVFGSSIKVDSMSKIAELEVAEKEKMKEKVDKILSHNINVFINRQLIYNYPEQLFADAGVMAIEHADFDGIERLALVTGGEIVSTFDNPDLVKLGKCDLIEQVMIGEDTLLRFSGVPLGEACTVVIRGATQQIIDEAERSLHDALCVLAATVKESRVVYGGGCSETLMATAVFKLAAETAGKEAMAIESFGRALMQLPIIIADNAGYDSAQLVSELRAAHSQGKHTMGLDMNNGKVGCMKELGITESFAVKRQVLMSAAEAAEMILRVDNILKSAPRRRVPDRGYC
- the LOC118512662 gene encoding lysosomal thioesterase PPT2 homolog, whose protein sequence is MFARLSVAVLILKISLATAYRPVFIYHGILTGADSMTHLVNRIQEVHPGTVVYNFQRFGGWSSLENAWHQVLEAQTNLKTVCDLHPEEGINMIGYSQGGLLGRAVLQTYPDHCVKAFISLSSPQAGQFGDDFLHLIFPSLVAKTAYQLFYTYVGQHTSVGNYWNDPHHQDLFEEFSIFLPYVNNRILSVNSTQFRDTLIRLEHLVLIGGPDDGVITPWESSHFSFYNTSYDVVPLHESEIYTEDLIGLKTLEESGRLHIIVRENVHHYQWHRSNDIIDSIILPYLD